From Ruminococcus sp. HUN007, a single genomic window includes:
- a CDS encoding phenylpyruvate tautomerase MIF-related protein, whose translation MPFINVKTNTPVSKDKETALKSALGKAISIIPGKSESWLMVEIEPERKLYFKGTDAPAAMVSVSVFGSADSASFSKLTDSICTILNSELGIDTARTYVKYEATRDWGWNGSNF comes from the coding sequence ATGCCATTTATAAATGTTAAAACAAACACACCTGTTTCAAAGGACAAGGAAACTGCTTTAAAATCTGCGCTCGGTAAAGCTATATCAATTATTCCTGGCAAGTCTGAAAGCTGGCTCATGGTTGAAATAGAACCTGAAAGAAAGCTCTACTTCAAGGGAACTGACGCTCCTGCTGCTATGGTATCAGTAAGCGTATTCGGTTCAGCTGATTCAGCTTCATTCAGCAAGCTTACAGACAGCATCTGCACCATCCTTAACAGCGAACTTGGTATCGATACAGCAAGAACATACGTTAAGTACGAAGCAACAAGAGACTGGGGCTGGAACGGATCTAATTTTTAA